The stretch of DNA AGTGAAAGGTCGTAAAAATACACATCACAGGAATGCATCAGGGCTTCCACAATGTTGGTTCTGCCATGACCGCCGTGCTGCCAGCAGCGGAAGTAGCGATTACCCACTTGAAATCCGCCATCGCAGTAGCTGAGACGGGTATCTCTGGAAACTACCTTTTTGCTAAGTCCAAAGCCCCCTGTTATCGGCTTAAATACCGATCCGGGAGGGTATGTGGCATGAATCACCCTGTCAAGCATCGGCTTGCTCGCATCGTTCAGATCTGCCCATACTTCAGGACTGATTCTCTGCATAAAGGCATTGGGGTCATATCCCGGCTTGCTTACATAAGCCAGGATGCCCCCAGTTCTCACGTCACTCACTACCACAGCGCCCTTGATGTGATCCGGGAAAGCCCGATAGGCAAAGTCCTGCAGATCGTTATCTATGGTCAGAACTAAGGATAGCCCGTTGAGGGGCTCGATGAATCCCGCTTCGTCAAACAGCCCCAAAGAGCGTCCCTGAGCATCCACCTGTACTACTTCCTTGCCGTCTCTTCCCCTGAGTAGTACTTCGTAATAACGTTCCAAGCCGGTTTTGCCGATGTAGCTGTTGATGGAGTAATCTTCTTCTTTATAAAGTTCATACTCATCTTCATTTATACGCCCTACATAGCCCGTAAAATGATTGGGATATAGATAATTGCGGGTTGAGCCTATGCGAAACACCAGCTCAGGATAGTAATTGAGATACTCGCTGAGACTCAGTACAGTTTTGTATGGGATGTTGTCTGCCAAGAGTATCTCTTCGTAGGTCTTGAACCTCTGTTTGCTAACCATGTCTCTCAGTTCTTCTTCGGAGATTTCAAAGTGCCGATGGAGGAACTGAGCCAGGGAAGAGAGGTTGCGGATTTTACCGCTGGTGAGGTAGAGGTTGTGAGATGGAACGTTTTGCACTATGGGGCGGTATTTTTGGTCGTATATCTCACCCCTGGTCGCGGTAATACGGCGGATCCTTACAAAATTGCTTTCTGCCACCCGCTTGTAATGCTCTCCCTTGATTACCTGCAATCGGAATAGAGAGCCCGCCAATAGCAGGAACAACGCTGCAAGTATTATCACATAGACCTTAATGGCTTTAGTCATGTGCTACAACTATGCGCAACTTGCTGATGAACTGCATCATGGAAAAAAAGAGCAAGCTGAAGATAAGATTGTATAAGAAACCAAGCGCAGCAAGACGATACACTTTGGCGTCGAATCCCCAGGACAAGCCCTGTGCCAGCAGATAAAGCAGACTGAAGATGAGATTGGTGGAGGCAATTGCGATCAGTTTGGCTACGGTGCTATCCTGTTCGAAAGGTATCCGCAGCACATCGATAAGCACTGCCAGAAGTACAAAGAACAGGGCATGCAAGCCAAAAAGAGAAGGATTGAGGGTGTCATACATCAGGCCAATTATGAACACGACGGGCAGAGAGAGCTCCCAGGCCTGCTTCCACACAGTGTAGATAAGCCAGGGCAATAGGATAAGGGGAACTACGTTGGCTATCGCAAGTGCCGGCATAAACAGAACCTGCACATACAGTAGGAAAAGTCCACCCAGAAATACGTAGATCCCTTTTAAGATCACCTGCTCAGTCCTTGCGCCTTACGATACAGAGCGGAGTAAGTTCATCGCCCTGGCCTTGGGGATTGTCTTTCATAGCAGTCTCGATGAAGTGTTTGGATACTCCGCCGCCCCCTCCGATCATCCAGCTTCCGCCGATATCGTTGATATCCATGATCGCCACGGGATAACCGATTGCCTCTGCCAGCTCTTCAGCTACCTTCTGAGGATCTTTGGGGCCCTTGATCACGGTTTCATTGTAGGGTGGAATCGGTGAGGTGGTGGCAGCATCAACCAAAGCTGCCTGCATCCCTGCCACGCGGTAGAAATCGCCCTTGCGTCCCAACAGCTTGCCTATCGCTCCCACTGCTGCCGCAAACAGAATGCGAATGCTTCCGGTTTCGTCGATGGCGCATTGCATGCTGGATGGCGAGCGCAATCCGATGCCGTAGGGTACTTTTGCCACAA from Candidatus Cloacimonadota bacterium encodes:
- the mreD gene encoding rod shape-determining protein MreD encodes the protein MILKGIYVFLGGLFLLYVQVLFMPALAIANVVPLILLPWLIYTVWKQAWELSLPVVFIIGLMYDTLNPSLFGLHALFFVLLAVLIDVLRIPFEQDSTVAKLIAIASTNLIFSLLYLLAQGLSWGFDAKVYRLAALGFLYNLIFSLLFFSMMQFISKLRIVVAHD
- the mrdA gene encoding penicillin-binding protein 2 produces the protein MTKAIKVYVIILAALFLLLAGSLFRLQVIKGEHYKRVAESNFVRIRRITATRGEIYDQKYRPIVQNVPSHNLYLTSGKIRNLSSLAQFLHRHFEISEEELRDMVSKQRFKTYEEILLADNIPYKTVLSLSEYLNYYPELVFRIGSTRNYLYPNHFTGYVGRINEDEYELYKEEDYSINSYIGKTGLERYYEVLLRGRDGKEVVQVDAQGRSLGLFDEAGFIEPLNGLSLVLTIDNDLQDFAYRAFPDHIKGAVVVSDVRTGGILAYVSKPGYDPNAFMQRISPEVWADLNDASKPMLDRVIHATYPPGSVFKPITGGFGLSKKVVSRDTRLSYCDGGFQVGNRYFRCWQHGGHGRTNIVEALMHSCDVYFYDLSLRLPLDEFKDFALASHIGRQTGIDLPNERNGFFPDTAWYKQRFGPKIGIQGHKVNLSIGQGEILCSPIQLNAFYAAIANNGTWIQPHLLKQTVGRGRLTINQVNPVHKSSLPNNTESLRAIQDGLWAVCNAPNGTARSVQVPGATSYGKTGSAENSMGKTTHAWFCGYIVTDKPEIAVTVFMENAGGGGAMAAPVARSIFDFYMGNIENITRPAKIPAQFRSAEEQEAEIEGDVSADEAEETETIQSPEGQDTVSEQVQP